A window of the Sphingomonas piscis genome harbors these coding sequences:
- a CDS encoding DUF2200 domain-containing protein, whose translation MAHRIYSTSFGSVYPLYVTKAERKGRTKAEVDQAIRWLTGYSDEELAAAVADARTFEQFFARAPMMNPARETIRGTVCGVRVHEVEEPLMREIRYLDLLIDEIARGKAMEKVLRA comes from the coding sequence GTGGCGCACCGCATCTATTCGACCAGCTTCGGCTCCGTTTACCCGCTGTACGTCACCAAGGCGGAGCGCAAGGGGCGCACCAAGGCGGAGGTCGACCAGGCGATCCGCTGGCTCACGGGCTATTCGGATGAGGAATTGGCCGCGGCGGTGGCCGACGCCAGGACGTTTGAACAATTCTTTGCCAGGGCGCCCATGATGAACCCGGCGCGGGAGACCATCCGCGGGACGGTATGCGGCGTGAGGGTGCACGAGGTGGAGGAGCCGCTGATGCGGGAGATCCGCTACCTCGACCTGCTGATCGACGAGATCGCCCGCGGCAAGGCGATGGAGAAGGTGCTGCGCGCCTGA
- a CDS encoding YdeI/OmpD-associated family protein, protein MTEERAGLPIIAFEDLAALERWLEAQPADSRGMWLKLAKNGSGIASVSKAEAIDAALCHGWIDGQLDKYDDAWWLIRFTPRRARSKWSQVNVKRAGQLIAEGRMRPRGMAQVEAAKADGRWDAAYAPASKAEVPPDLRAALDDNPKAAAFFATLSGANRYAILYRIGAVKTAEARARNVAKFVAMLERGETVHG, encoded by the coding sequence ATGACCGAAGAGCGCGCAGGCCTGCCGATCATTGCGTTTGAGGATCTCGCCGCGCTGGAGCGCTGGCTAGAGGCGCAGCCGGCGGACTCGCGCGGGATGTGGCTCAAGCTCGCGAAGAACGGTTCCGGAATCGCGAGCGTGTCCAAGGCCGAAGCTATCGATGCCGCATTGTGCCATGGCTGGATCGACGGGCAGCTCGACAAGTATGACGACGCCTGGTGGCTGATCCGCTTCACGCCGCGGCGGGCACGGAGCAAATGGTCGCAGGTCAACGTCAAGCGCGCGGGGCAGCTGATCGCCGAAGGAAGAATGCGTCCCCGCGGGATGGCGCAGGTCGAGGCCGCGAAGGCTGACGGCCGCTGGGACGCGGCCTATGCGCCGGCGAGCAAGGCCGAGGTGCCGCCCGATCTCCGTGCCGCCCTGGACGACAACCCAAAGGCTGCCGCTTTCTTCGCGACCCTGAGCGGCGCCAACCGCTACGCCATTCTTTATCGCATCGGCGCGGTGAAGACGGCCGAAGCGCGGGCTCGCAACGTCGCCAAGTTCGTCGCCATGCTGGAGCGCGGCGAGACGGTGCACGGCTAG
- a CDS encoding DUF2059 domain-containing protein, producing MARLVEGIGRATMALMMALVLAAAAPSAEAEALGRRIANAGLLGTLLPMMVKKDTDELVARHKELTAAEQAELRRIAQRTASSGIDKALSANGHAYAEALSVDELKAVAAFMESPAGQRWRASQPQVIAGTVAAIEGMDFKKDVAAAYCKQTGKLCD from the coding sequence ATGGCTAGGCTAGTCGAGGGTATCGGGAGAGCGACGATGGCGTTGATGATGGCACTGGTCCTTGCAGCTGCCGCGCCGAGCGCGGAGGCGGAGGCGCTTGGCCGCCGCATCGCCAACGCGGGCTTGCTCGGCACCTTGCTGCCGATGATGGTCAAGAAAGACACGGACGAGCTCGTCGCTCGGCACAAGGAACTGACCGCCGCCGAGCAGGCCGAGCTTCGCCGAATCGCGCAAAGGACCGCAAGCTCAGGCATCGACAAGGCGCTAAGCGCCAACGGCCATGCCTATGCCGAGGCGCTGAGCGTCGACGAGCTGAAGGCGGTCGCCGCCTTTATGGAAAGCCCGGCGGGTCAACGCTGGCGCGCCAGCCAGCCGCAGGTGATCGCGGGCACCGTCGCGGCGATCGAAGGCATGGACTTTAAGAAAGACGTTGCCGCCGCATACTGCAAACAAACCGGAAAGCTGTGCGACTGA